The genomic DNA GCCCTCGCGGGCCAGGTCGAGGGCGAGGGTGAAGACCTTGGTGATGGACTGCGTGGAGAACGGCTGCCGCCAGTCCCCCACGCCGTACACCGTGCCGTCCAGCTCCGCGACGGCCATGCCGAAGCGGCGCGGGTCGCAGGCCGCGAGCGCCGGGATGTAGTCGGCGGCCCGGCCACGGCCGGGCATCCGCTCTATCTCACCGGCGATGCGCTCCAGGACCGGCTGGAAGGTCATCGAGGGGGACATGATCACCATTGTGCCTCCGGGCCGGTCCTGATGCGCGTCCGCGGTCAGCCGGCCACGGGCCGACTACCGGCCAGGACCTCGGGCCGCAGCAGGGCGGCAAGGGTCTCGGCGGGCAACAGGCCCTTCTCCAGGACGAGTTCGGCCACGCCCCGGCCGGTGGCGAGGGCCTCCTTGGCGATGTCGGTGGCGGCCGTGTACCCGATGTGCGGGTTGAGCGCGGTCACGAGACCGATGGAGTTCTCCACGCTCGCGCGGAGCGCCTCGGTGTTGGCGGTGATGCCGTCCACGCAGCGCTCGGCCAGCGTGAGGCAGGCGGCCCGCAGATGCGTGATGCTCTCCGAGAGCGAGTGCAGGATGATCGGCTCGAAGGCGTTGAGCTGGAGCTGTCCGGCCTCGGCGGCCATCGTGATGGTCACGTCGTTGCCGATCACCTCGAAGGCGACCTGGTTGACGACCTCGGGGATCACCGGGTTGACCTTTCCGGGCATGATGCTCGAACCGGCCTGCACCGGCGGCAGGTTGATCTCCCCGAGCCCCGCGCGCGGCCCCGAGGACAGCAGCCGCAGATCGTTGCAGCTCTTGGAGAGCTTGACCGCGACCCGCTTCAGCACACCCGACATCTGCACGAACGCCCCGCAGTCCTGCGTGGCCTCCACCAGGTTCGCAGCGGTCACGAGCGGCAGCCCCGTGATCTCCGACAGATGCCGCCGGGCCGACTCCGCGTACCCCGCGGGCGCATTGAGCCCGGTCCCGATGGCCGTGGCCCCCAGGTTGATCTCATGGATCAACTGGACAGCCTCGTCAAGACGTTGACGATCCTCGTCAATCATGACCGCATACGCCGAGAACTCTTGACCGAGCGTCATCGGCACCGCGTCCTGCAACTGTGTACGGCCCATCTTGAGCACGTCACGGAACTCAACGGCCTTACGGGCGAACGCGTCCTGCAGTACAGACATTGCCGCGATCAATCCATGTACGGCAAAGACAGTCGCTATCTTGACGGCGGTCGGATACACGTCATTGGTGGACTGCCCCAGGTTGACGTCCTCGTTCGGGTGCAGGTACTGGTACTCGCCCTTGCCATGCCCGAGCAACTCCAACGCCCGGTTGGCGACAACCTCGTTGGCGTTCATGTTGGTCGAGGTGCCGGCCCCGCCCTGAACCACGTCCACGACGAACTGATCGTGCAGCTTCCCGCCCCGGATCTCCCGACAGGCCGCGACAATCGCACCCGCCTTCTCCGACGAGAGCAGCCCCAACTCCTCATTGGCGAGAGCGGCGGCCTCCTTGACGGCGGCAAGAGCATTGATCAGGTGCGGGTAGACGGAGATCGGCGTCCCGGTGATGGGGAAGTTCTCCGTGGCCCGCAGGGTGTGAACACCCCAGTAGGCGGAGGCGGGTACGTCGCGGTCTCCGAGGAGGTCGTGTTCGCTGCGGTACATGAGGGTGCAGGTCCTTTCTCAATGACGTGAGTACAAGCGCCCGTCAGGGGCGCGGGGAACTGCGCGACCAGCCACACCCGGCCCGCAGCTCCCCCACAACCGATCTAGGCACACGCAGACAACGGCGACACCGGGTCCAAAGCCCGCACAGGCCGAACACAACCCACCGGTTCTCCACCCCCGAGCAACGACTCCCCCGCGAACTCGGCGAGCAACGAGGGCGAAACCCCAGCCCGAGCAAGCCCAGCGGCAGCGACAGGCACCCGCGCCCGATTGGCCCCGTCCGAGATCTTCACAGCAACAGCCCGCCCATCCGGCAACGCGGCAACCTGAACACCTTCGAACCCGTCCTTGGCCAACAGCCCGGGAACGGCCCGCATCAACGCGGCCACATCCCGCCCCGCCCCGGACGCCATCTCCGCATACGACCGCATCGCATCAGCAACCCGAGCCTCAGGCGTCCCAGGCGCAGCAGTAGTAATCCGAGCAACAGCACGAGCAAGCCCATGCAGGGAGATGGAGAACAAAGGAGCCCCACACCCATCGACCGTCACCCGAGCGATCCGCTGCCCGCTGAGATCCTCGACGATCTCCGCGATCGCCTGCTGCAACGGATGGGCCGGGTCGAGATAGTCGTCCAGGGACCACCCGTTGAGCTTCGACACGTACAACATCGCCGCGTGCTTCCCGGAACAGTTCTGGGCGAGCCGGGACGGCGGCCGCCCCTCGCGCACCCAGACATCCCGCACGACCGGGTCGAACGGCAGATCAGGAACGTTGCGTAGATCGGACTCCGTCAGCCCGGCGAGTTCGAGGATGCGCCGGGTCCCGGCGAGGTGGCGTTCCTCGCCGGAGTGGCTGGCGGCGGCGAGCGAGAGCAGCTCGCCGTCGAGCGGCAGCCCGGCGCGCACCATGGCGACGGCCTGGACGGGCTTGATCGCCGAGCGCGGATAGAACGCGGCCTCGATGTCGCCGAGTTGGAGCTGGACCTGGCCGTCGGCATCGAGGACGACGACGGAGCCGTAGTGGATGCCCTCGATCATTCCGCCGCGTATGAGGTGGGCGACGGGTGCGTGGAGGGGTTCACGGATGAGGGGTGGGTCCGCGAGGGAACTGCTGTACATCTCTGCCTGTCGGGTCAGGACGACGTGGGTCTCACGCGTCGGGTGCGGTGGAGGACGTGCTGGCCACGCGGCGGCGGACGGCGAACCATCCGGCGACCAGCGCGGCGGCGATCAGCGGCAGACAGAGCACGGTGGTGCGTCCGGCGCCGCCGTCGGCGTACATGAGGACCAGGACGGAGGCGAGGAAGGCCAGCGTCACGAGTTCGGTCCAGGGAGAGCCCGGCAACCGGTAGCTGGGGCGGGAGAGTTCGCCCTTCTCGGTCTTCCGCCAGAAGAGGAAGTGGCAGAGCATGATCATGCCCCAGGTGGAGAGGATGCCGATCGCCGCGAAGTTGAGGACGATCTCGAACGCGTCCGCCGGGACGACGAAGTTGAGGCCGACGCCGAGGACGCAGATGCCGCTGGTGAGCAGGATGCCGCCGTAGGGGACCTGGCTGCGGCTCATCACCGAGGTGAACCTGGGGGCCGAGCCGGACATCGCCATGGAGCGGAGGATGCGGCCGGTGGAGTACAGGCCGGAGTTCAGGGAGGACATGGCCGCGGTGAGGACGACGAGGTTCATGACGCCGCCGGCCGCCGGGATGCCGATGTTCGACAGCACGGTCACGAAGGGGCTCTGGCCCGCGCTGTACTTGTTCCACGGCAGCAGCATCGACAGCAGGACGACCGAGCCGACGTAGAAGAGGCCGACGCGCCACATGATCGAGTTGATCGCCTTCGGCATGATCTTCTCGGGGTTCTCGGTCTCCCCGGCGGCGACGCCGACCAGCTCGACGGAGGCGTAGGCGAAGACGACGCCCTGGATGATCAGGAGCATGGGCAGCAGGCCGTTGGGGAAGATGCCGCCGTTGTCGGTGATCAGGGACGGGCCGGGGGTCGTGCCGTCGACCTGGTGCTGGGTGACCAGCAGGAAGATGCCGATGAGCATGAAGACGACGAGCGCGCTGACCTTGATGATCGCGAACCAGAACTCCAGCTCGCCGAACATCCTCACCGAGATCAGGTTCACGGTGAGGACCACGGCCAGGGCTATCAGCGCGATCACCCATTGCGGGATGTCGGAGAAAATGCCCCAGTAGTGGGTGTAGACGGCCACGGCGGTGATGTCGGCGATGCCGGTGGTGGCCCAGTTCAGGAAGTACATCCAGCCCGCTATGTACGCGCCCTTCTCGCCGAGGAACTCGCGGGCGTACGACACGAAGGCGCCGGACGAGGGCCGGTACAGGACGAGTTCACCGAGGGCGCGGACGACGAGGAAGGCGAAGAGGCCGCAGACCGCGTACGCGATGAACAGCGAGGGGCCGGCGTCGGCGAGGCGGCCGCCCGCGCCGAGGAAGAGGCCGGTGCCGATCGCGCCGCCGATGGCGATCATGTTGACGTGGCGGGACTTCAGGGACTTGCTGTAGCCGGCGTCTCCGGCGTCGACATGGCCGGATCGTTTCTGCACGCCGTCGTGCAGGGACTGCTCGCTGCCGTGCAGGGACTGCTCGCTCACGCCTCGGGTCCGCCTTCCGTGGGGGTGTCCGTGCGCGCGGGGCGCACGATGTCGGTGAGGGTCGTCTCGACCCGGTCGAGGTGGTGGGACATGGCCTCGACGGCGTCCGGCTCGCTGCCGTCGATCAGCGCCTCGACGATCGCCCGGTGCTCGCGGTTGGACTGCTCGCGCCGGCCGCCGAGTTCGTTGAGGAACGCGGACTGGCGGGCCAGCGCGTCGCGGATCTCCTCGATGACCCGGCGGAACACCGGGTTCTGGGCGGCCTCCGCCACGGCGAGGTGGAAGAGGGTGTCCATCGCGACCCACGCGGTGGTGTCCGTCTCCTGTTCCATGCGGTCCAGGAGGTGGGCCAGATGGTCCAGGTTCTCCGGGGTGCGGCGCAGTGCCGCGTACCCGGCGACCGGGATCTCGACGTGGCGGCGCACTTCCAGCAGGTCGCTGGCCGCGTAGTCGCCGAAGGTGGGGTCCTCCACGGCGTTGGCCACCACGAAGGTGCCCTTGCCGGTCTTGGAGACGGTCAGCCCCATGGTCTGCAGGGCCCTCAGGGCCTCGCGGAGCACGGGCCTGCTGATCTCCAGGGTGCGGCACAGCTCCGCCTCGGAGGGGAGCTTGTCGCCGATGGCGTAGTCGCCGCGCTCGATGGCGCCGCGGAGGTGGACAAGCACCGCTTCCATGGCGCTGACGCGCCGCGGCCCGACTCCACCTGTCTGGCTGTCTGACAGGTTCACGGACGTGATCCTGCGGGTGACGGGACAGTGCTGTCAAGCGATCGGAAAAGAAAAATACAGAGGGCGCTCAGCCTGAAAATCCGGCTTCACGCCCTCCGCGATGATCGTCCGTGCGGTGTCAGCTGTCGAGCACACCCGTGCCGAGCAGCCCGAACAGCAGCAGGCCGATGATGATCCGGTAGATCACGAACGCGTTGAAGGAGTGCTTCGCGACGAACTTCAGCAGCCAGGCGATGGAGGCGTAGGCCACCACGAACGACACGACGGTGCCGACGACCAGCGGGGCGGCGCCCACGCCCGCCCCCAGGGCGTCCTTCAGCTCGTAGATGCCGGCGCCGGTCAGCGCCGGGATGCCGAGGAAAAAGGAGAGCCGGGTCGCGGCGACACGGTCCAGGTCGAGGATGAGACCGGTGGACATGGTGGCGCCGGAGCGCGAGAAGCCGGGGAAGAGCAGCGCGAGGATCTGCGAACTGCCCACCAGCATCGCGTCCTTGAACGTGACGTCGTCCTCACCGCGCTTGTGCCGGCCCATCTGGTCCGCCGCCCACATGACACCACTGCCGACGATCAGCGAGGCGGCGACCACCCACAGCGAGCCGAGCGGTCCGTCGATGAGGGGCTTCGCGGCGAGGCCCACCAGCACGATCGGGATCGTCGCGTAGATCACCCACCAGGCGAACTTGTAGTCGTGGTGATAGCGCTCCTCGCGGTTGCGCAGGCCACGGCCCCACGCGGTCACGATCCGCACGATGTCCTTGAAGAAGTACACGAGCACGGCGGCGATGGCGCCGACCTGGATGACGGCCGAGAACCCGACGACGGAGTCGTCGTCGACGGGGATCTTCATCAGCCCCTCGACGATCTTCAGATGGCCGGTCGAGGAGACCGGCAGGAACTCGGTCACCCCCTCGACGACTCCGAGGACGGCGGCCTGACCGACGCTGATGACGCTCATGAGATCCAGTTCTTCGGGATTGGTCGACAGTGCTGTAGACAATAGCGCCGGGGGCGGTGCCGCTCGGGCGTGGGAGCCGCCCGACCTCTTACGCCCACAGGGCCTGCGCGATCGACACCCCGACGAATACCGCACCGAGGCCCGCCATCACGCTGCCGACGACGTTGGCGGCAGCGTAGAGCCCCGCCCCTGTCTCGGTCAGCCGCAGTGTCTCGTACGAGAAGGTCGAGTATGTCGTCAGGGCCCCGCACAGGCCTGTCCCGACGAGGAGTTGGAGGTGTGAGCCCGCCGCTCCCGCGGAGACCGCGCCGGTCAGCGTGCCCAGGATCAGGCAGCCGGTGACGTTCACCGCGAAGGTGCCCCAGGGGAAGACGGAGTCGTGCCGGGTCTGCACCGCGCGGTCGGTGAGATAGCGGAGCGGGGCGCCGACCATGGCTCCCGCGACGACCAACACCCAGTTCACAACGACCTCTTACCCTTCGCGTCCGTTTCGCCGGAGTCGTCCGGACGGCCCACGTACCGGATGACCTCGCAGTCGTCGAGGATCACCAGGCCCTCGGTGACGAGTTCGTCGAGCTGGGGCAGGAACGCCCGCACCAGCTCCTCGGTGTCCACGATCACGATCGCCACCGGCAGGTCCTCGCTCAGGGACAGCAGCCGTGAGGTGTGGATCAGGGAGGAGGCGCCGAAGCCCTCGATGCCCCGGAAGACGCTGGCACCGGCCAGCCCTGCCTTGTGCGCGCGGTGGACGATCTCCGAGTACAGGGGCTTGTGGCGCCAGGTGTCGTTCTCGCCGATGAAGACGGTCACGCGCAGGGCGCTGCCGGTCAGTCTGGTCATCGCTGCCTCCGCTTCAGGACGCGCCGGGCCGCCGTCACCCCGAGCCACACCGCCGCGAGGGCCGCGAACAGGGTCGCGGCGAGGTAGGCCAGCGCGGTGCGGGGATGGCCCGCGTCGACCAGTTTCTGGATGTCGACGGCGTATGTCGAGAAGGTCGTGAAGCCG from Streptomyces sp. NBC_01478 includes the following:
- a CDS encoding DUF190 domain-containing protein, which gives rise to MTRLTGSALRVTVFIGENDTWRHKPLYSEIVHRAHKAGLAGASVFRGIEGFGASSLIHTSRLLSLSEDLPVAIVIVDTEELVRAFLPQLDELVTEGLVILDDCEVIRYVGRPDDSGETDAKGKRSL
- a CDS encoding FadR/GntR family transcriptional regulator, which codes for MEAVLVHLRGAIERGDYAIGDKLPSEAELCRTLEISRPVLREALRALQTMGLTVSKTGKGTFVVANAVEDPTFGDYAASDLLEVRRHVEIPVAGYAALRRTPENLDHLAHLLDRMEQETDTTAWVAMDTLFHLAVAEAAQNPVFRRVIEEIRDALARQSAFLNELGGRREQSNREHRAIVEALIDGSEPDAVEAMSHHLDRVETTLTDIVRPARTDTPTEGGPEA
- the crcB gene encoding fluoride efflux transporter CrcB; amino-acid sequence: MNWVLVVAGAMVGAPLRYLTDRAVQTRHDSVFPWGTFAVNVTGCLILGTLTGAVSAGAAGSHLQLLVGTGLCGALTTYSTFSYETLRLTETGAGLYAAANVVGSVMAGLGAVFVGVSIAQALWA
- a CDS encoding amino acid permease, with the protein product MSEQSLHGSEQSLHDGVQKRSGHVDAGDAGYSKSLKSRHVNMIAIGGAIGTGLFLGAGGRLADAGPSLFIAYAVCGLFAFLVVRALGELVLYRPSSGAFVSYAREFLGEKGAYIAGWMYFLNWATTGIADITAVAVYTHYWGIFSDIPQWVIALIALAVVLTVNLISVRMFGELEFWFAIIKVSALVVFMLIGIFLLVTQHQVDGTTPGPSLITDNGGIFPNGLLPMLLIIQGVVFAYASVELVGVAAGETENPEKIMPKAINSIMWRVGLFYVGSVVLLSMLLPWNKYSAGQSPFVTVLSNIGIPAAGGVMNLVVLTAAMSSLNSGLYSTGRILRSMAMSGSAPRFTSVMSRSQVPYGGILLTSGICVLGVGLNFVVPADAFEIVLNFAAIGILSTWGMIMLCHFLFWRKTEKGELSRPSYRLPGSPWTELVTLAFLASVLVLMYADGGAGRTTVLCLPLIAAALVAGWFAVRRRVASTSSTAPDA
- the aspA gene encoding aspartate ammonia-lyase; translated protein: MYRSEHDLLGDRDVPASAYWGVHTLRATENFPITGTPISVYPHLINALAAVKEAAALANEELGLLSSEKAGAIVAACREIRGGKLHDQFVVDVVQGGAGTSTNMNANEVVANRALELLGHGKGEYQYLHPNEDVNLGQSTNDVYPTAVKIATVFAVHGLIAAMSVLQDAFARKAVEFRDVLKMGRTQLQDAVPMTLGQEFSAYAVMIDEDRQRLDEAVQLIHEINLGATAIGTGLNAPAGYAESARRHLSEITGLPLVTAANLVEATQDCGAFVQMSGVLKRVAVKLSKSCNDLRLLSSGPRAGLGEINLPPVQAGSSIMPGKVNPVIPEVVNQVAFEVIGNDVTITMAAEAGQLQLNAFEPIILHSLSESITHLRAACLTLAERCVDGITANTEALRASVENSIGLVTALNPHIGYTAATDIAKEALATGRGVAELVLEKGLLPAETLAALLRPEVLAGSRPVAG
- a CDS encoding undecaprenyl-diphosphate phosphatase; translated protein: MSVISVGQAAVLGVVEGVTEFLPVSSTGHLKIVEGLMKIPVDDDSVVGFSAVIQVGAIAAVLVYFFKDIVRIVTAWGRGLRNREERYHHDYKFAWWVIYATIPIVLVGLAAKPLIDGPLGSLWVVAASLIVGSGVMWAADQMGRHKRGEDDVTFKDAMLVGSSQILALLFPGFSRSGATMSTGLILDLDRVAATRLSFFLGIPALTGAGIYELKDALGAGVGAAPLVVGTVVSFVVAYASIAWLLKFVAKHSFNAFVIYRIIIGLLLFGLLGTGVLDS
- a CDS encoding asparaginase; the protein is MYSSSLADPPLIREPLHAPVAHLIRGGMIEGIHYGSVVVLDADGQVQLQLGDIEAAFYPRSAIKPVQAVAMVRAGLPLDGELLSLAAASHSGEERHLAGTRRILELAGLTESDLRNVPDLPFDPVVRDVWVREGRPPSRLAQNCSGKHAAMLYVSKLNGWSLDDYLDPAHPLQQAIAEIVEDLSGQRIARVTVDGCGAPLFSISLHGLARAVARITTAAPGTPEARVADAMRSYAEMASGAGRDVAALMRAVPGLLAKDGFEGVQVAALPDGRAVAVKISDGANRARVPVAAAGLARAGVSPSLLAEFAGESLLGGGEPVGCVRPVRALDPVSPLSACA